A portion of the Penaeus monodon isolate SGIC_2016 chromosome 28, NSTDA_Pmon_1, whole genome shotgun sequence genome contains these proteins:
- the LOC119591305 gene encoding NADH dehydrogenase [ubiquinone] 1 beta subcomplex subunit 10-like has translation MEPEGNSFDSFVQSVKIVLEKPVTWFRESVVDRNRVEYPWYHRQFRRVPTIDECYTDDIVCYIEANEQFKRDRMVDNEVLNILRQRKEDCVMYEGADSKTKCAKLIEDYDKAAENWFIKYGDLGAYGNVKDAYMKQKHRLIWERRHGPVGSGMKSTL, from the exons ATGGAGCCCGAAGGAAATAGCTTCGATTCCTTCGTCCAGAGCGTGAAAATCGTCTTGGAGAAGCCGGTGACATGGTTCAGAG AATCGGTGGTGGATAGGAACAGAGTAGAATATCCGTGGTATCACCGCCAATTCCGCCGTGTCCCAACGATTGACGAGTGCTACACTGACGACATTGTCTGCTATATTGAAGCGAATGAACAGTTCAAGAGAGACAG AATGGTTGACAATGAAGTCCTGAACATTCTCCGTCAGCGCAAGGAGGACTGTGTCATGTACGAGGGTGCAGACAGCAAAACCAAGTGTGCAAAGTTGATCGAGGATTATGACAAGGCAGCTGAAAACTGGTTTATTAAGT ATGGTGACCTAGGTGCTTATGGCAATGTGAAAGATGCCTACATGAAACAGAAGCACCGCCTTATCTGGGAACGCCGTCATGGACCTGTGGGCTCAGGGATGAAGAGTACCCTTTGA